One window of Papaver somniferum cultivar HN1 chromosome 9, ASM357369v1, whole genome shotgun sequence genomic DNA carries:
- the LOC113313437 gene encoding uncharacterized protein LOC113313437 isoform X1 — protein MMNRSYSFAGNKNVPVTSQHRRGRSLTGIPKETDENLDLFSRNRRSLPVAASDESDGAIKLESIRSRFPKTAMEELLASVDGGEKHDYDWLLTPPGSPLPSSGSLRRAPLTGSVPTTKSSRLSGTQSESNFSLRPSRNTSQARPSISSMSFNNRSTNLNTSISSVTSISRPSTPGSRSSVPSAARPSTPTRQSTSVRSRPSTPSRSNERPRASVSSRPSTPTSRPQITANSVRSNSRPSTPTRPATPTRRMSAPAAVTITGRPVSRGRVLSNDHNVGPTSRGSSPNPRPRLPVALPDFSLEIPPNLRTTVPDRPISVGRSRPGASVSGRGHSEIAGPTNTPRRPSSPVVTRGRLQVPEPLGRNRLYASGHEISGPMENQTTTSISELSMRKGMRPMTATDHNDGSGRTITKKSPDMALRQMDVRPGTAHIRPLAGSLFPQSVHSGKPKSPASFYNYEEQSPSGNNFLAVSKNRQFYDRSRDTEYEKDDGRFSAKLTDKIDIYESSRYNAILFSEDLKNTSWLHSIDDTSDQGSMFDHRFEPLPELFDPL, from the exons ATGATGAACCGGAGTTATTCATTTGCTGGAAACAAAAATGTACCGGTAACATCACAGCACCGGAGAGGTAGAAGTTTAACTGGGATTCCTAAAGAAACTGATGAAAATTTGGATCTCTTCTCTAGAAATCGCCGGAGTTTGCCAGTTGCAGCTTCCGATGAATCGGACG GTGCTATAAAATTGGAGAGTATAAGATCAAGATTTCCGAAAACTGCAATGGAGGAATTATTGGCATCAGTTGATGGAGGAGAAAAGCATGATTATGACTG GCTTCTGACTCCACCTGGATCTCCTCTACCAAGTTCAGGGTCTCTAAGAAGGGCTCCTTTAACTGGATCAGTCCCTACCACCAAGTCTTCCAGG CTTTCAGGGACACAATCTGAGAGTAACTTTTCCTTGAGACCAAGTAGAAATACTTCACAAGCTCGACCTTCCATCTCTTCCATGAGTTTTAACAACAGATCCACTAACCTCAACACAAGTATATCATCTGTTACTTCTATTTCCAGACCATCCACTCCCGGTTCTCGTTCATCTGTGCCATCTGCTGCAAGACCGTCCACCCCAACTAGACAATCAACATCCGTCAGATCTCGGCCATCTACCCCTAGCAGATCTAATGAAAGACCCCGAGCATCTGTAAGTTCAAGACCCTCAACTCCAACTTCCAGACCTCAGATTACTGCAAATTCAGTTAGGTCAAATTCTCGTCCATCAACTCCGACACGTCCAGCAACTCCTACCCGCCGGATGTCTGCACCAGCTGCAGTTACAATCACAGGTCGACCAGTCTCGAGAGGACGAGTACTCTCAAACGACCATAATGTCGGCCCAACATCCAGGGGAAGTTCCCCGAATCCACGACCTCGACTTCCAGTAGCATTACCTGACTTTTCACTTGAGATACCACCAAATCTTAGGACTACCGTGCCAGATCGTCCAATTTCTGTAGGCAGGTCCAGACCAGGTGCTTCAGTCAGTGGGAGAGGACATTCAGAAATCGCGGGACCAACAAATACTCCACGGAGGCCGTCATCTCCTGTTGTTACAAGGGGGAGGCTTCAGGTTCCGGAACCTTTAGGAAGGAACCGATTGTATGCCAGCGGTCACGAAATAAGTGGACCAATGGAGAATCAAACAACAACGTCGATTTCTGAACTATCAATGCGAAAAGGCATGAGGCCTATGACAGCCACAGATCATAATGACGGATCGGGAAGGACAATTACAAAGAAATCTCCCGACATGGCTCTCAGGCAAATG GATGTCCGACCTGGTACTGCACACATTCGTCCTCTCGCAGGCTCTCTTTTCCCTCAGAGCGTTCACTCTGGAAAGCCAAAGTCTCCAGCTTCCTTCTACAACTATGAAGAGCAGTCACCTTCCGGTAATAACTTTCTTGCGGTCTCTAAGAACAGACAGTTTTATGATAGGTCACGTGACACTGAGTATGAAAAAGATGACGGTAGATTCTCAGCAAAACTGACTGATAAAATAGACATTTATGAGAGTTCTCGCTACAATGCTATCTTGTTCTCGGAAGACTTGAAGAACACAAGTTGGTTGCACAGCATCGATGATACATCTGATCAGGGTTCAATGTTTGATCACCGTTTTGAACCACTGCCGGAACTGTTTGATCCTTTATGA
- the LOC113313437 gene encoding uncharacterized protein LOC113313437 isoform X2, which translates to MEELLASVDGGEKHDYDWLLTPPGSPLPSSGSLRRAPLTGSVPTTKSSRLSGTQSESNFSLRPSRNTSQARPSISSMSFNNRSTNLNTSISSVTSISRPSTPGSRSSVPSAARPSTPTRQSTSVRSRPSTPSRSNERPRASVSSRPSTPTSRPQITANSVRSNSRPSTPTRPATPTRRMSAPAAVTITGRPVSRGRVLSNDHNVGPTSRGSSPNPRPRLPVALPDFSLEIPPNLRTTVPDRPISVGRSRPGASVSGRGHSEIAGPTNTPRRPSSPVVTRGRLQVPEPLGRNRLYASGHEISGPMENQTTTSISELSMRKGMRPMTATDHNDGSGRTITKKSPDMALRQMDVRPGTAHIRPLAGSLFPQSVHSGKPKSPASFYNYEEQSPSGNNFLAVSKNRQFYDRSRDTEYEKDDGRFSAKLTDKIDIYESSRYNAILFSEDLKNTSWLHSIDDTSDQGSMFDHRFEPLPELFDPL; encoded by the exons ATGGAGGAATTATTGGCATCAGTTGATGGAGGAGAAAAGCATGATTATGACTG GCTTCTGACTCCACCTGGATCTCCTCTACCAAGTTCAGGGTCTCTAAGAAGGGCTCCTTTAACTGGATCAGTCCCTACCACCAAGTCTTCCAGG CTTTCAGGGACACAATCTGAGAGTAACTTTTCCTTGAGACCAAGTAGAAATACTTCACAAGCTCGACCTTCCATCTCTTCCATGAGTTTTAACAACAGATCCACTAACCTCAACACAAGTATATCATCTGTTACTTCTATTTCCAGACCATCCACTCCCGGTTCTCGTTCATCTGTGCCATCTGCTGCAAGACCGTCCACCCCAACTAGACAATCAACATCCGTCAGATCTCGGCCATCTACCCCTAGCAGATCTAATGAAAGACCCCGAGCATCTGTAAGTTCAAGACCCTCAACTCCAACTTCCAGACCTCAGATTACTGCAAATTCAGTTAGGTCAAATTCTCGTCCATCAACTCCGACACGTCCAGCAACTCCTACCCGCCGGATGTCTGCACCAGCTGCAGTTACAATCACAGGTCGACCAGTCTCGAGAGGACGAGTACTCTCAAACGACCATAATGTCGGCCCAACATCCAGGGGAAGTTCCCCGAATCCACGACCTCGACTTCCAGTAGCATTACCTGACTTTTCACTTGAGATACCACCAAATCTTAGGACTACCGTGCCAGATCGTCCAATTTCTGTAGGCAGGTCCAGACCAGGTGCTTCAGTCAGTGGGAGAGGACATTCAGAAATCGCGGGACCAACAAATACTCCACGGAGGCCGTCATCTCCTGTTGTTACAAGGGGGAGGCTTCAGGTTCCGGAACCTTTAGGAAGGAACCGATTGTATGCCAGCGGTCACGAAATAAGTGGACCAATGGAGAATCAAACAACAACGTCGATTTCTGAACTATCAATGCGAAAAGGCATGAGGCCTATGACAGCCACAGATCATAATGACGGATCGGGAAGGACAATTACAAAGAAATCTCCCGACATGGCTCTCAGGCAAATG GATGTCCGACCTGGTACTGCACACATTCGTCCTCTCGCAGGCTCTCTTTTCCCTCAGAGCGTTCACTCTGGAAAGCCAAAGTCTCCAGCTTCCTTCTACAACTATGAAGAGCAGTCACCTTCCGGTAATAACTTTCTTGCGGTCTCTAAGAACAGACAGTTTTATGATAGGTCACGTGACACTGAGTATGAAAAAGATGACGGTAGATTCTCAGCAAAACTGACTGATAAAATAGACATTTATGAGAGTTCTCGCTACAATGCTATCTTGTTCTCGGAAGACTTGAAGAACACAAGTTGGTTGCACAGCATCGATGATACATCTGATCAGGGTTCAATGTTTGATCACCGTTTTGAACCACTGCCGGAACTGTTTGATCCTTTATGA